The Salvia miltiorrhiza cultivar Shanhuang (shh) chromosome 1, IMPLAD_Smil_shh, whole genome shotgun sequence genome has a window encoding:
- the LOC131024986 gene encoding uncharacterized protein LOC131024986 yields the protein MGAVAELERLQTLILQRISDLELSYLPQSFSHSLSLSDDSTTTEARLSAILLANAVRDFSFKRVPSDYYDWTLEARRDVLGASSIHHLCKSIVLVNTQAPTDVTDCSNRNYSKYYVVVVQYTARFNAETVKNFLYTLNDGKISKKKFNLRLAPEETSMKLTGYEHNGVTCIGMKTDIPVILDEAIVKLNPDFFWLGGGEIDLKLGIKTSEFINYIKPFIINCSST from the exons ATGGGAGCTGTGGCGGAGCTAGAGAGACTGCAAACTCTAATCCTCCAGCGCATATCGGACCTTGAGCTCTCTTACTTACCCCAATCCTtctcccactctctctctctctccgatgACTCTACCACCACTGAAGCCCGCCTCTCCGCCATCCTTCTTGCTAACGCAGTTCGAGACTTCTCCTTCAAGCGCGTCCCCTCCGATTACTACGACTGGACCCTCGAAGCCCGCCGAGACGTCCTCGGCGCCTCCTCCATTCACCATCTCTGCAAGAGCATTGTTTTG GTCAATACTCAAGCCCCAACAGATGTAACTGATTGCAGCAATCGAAACTACTCCAAGTACTATGTTGTCGTTGTTCAG TATACTGCTCGCTTCAATGCTGAAACTGTCAAGAATTTTTTGTATACGCTTAATGATGGCAAGATATCAAAAAAGAAGTTCAACT TGCGGCTTGCACCGGAAGAAACATCAATGAAGTTGACTGGTTATGAACACAATGGCGTAACCTGTATTGGCATGAAAACTGATATACCG GTAATTTTGGATGAAGCAATTGTGAAGCTAAATCCAGATTTCTTCTGGTTGGGAGGTGGTGAGAttgatcttaagttgggaatcAAGACTTCAGAATTCATTAATTACATAAAGCCATTCATAATTAACTGCAGCAGCACCTGA